The genomic interval CTACGTCGCGCTGCACCGGGCCGCGGAGCGCGGCGACACGGTCGCGCTCGAGGCGATGCTGGCATGTGGTTTCGATCCGAATCGCGGTGACGACGAGATGGGCAAGACGGCACTCCACAGTGCAGCGATGGCCGGGGGCCCCAACGCCGTCCGGATCTTGCTCGAGCACGGAGCCTCGGTGACGGTTCGCGACCGCGAGTTTCACGCCCAACCGCTGGTGTGGGCGGCAGAAGGCTCGAGGGGTCGGCCACAGGACGGCAGGGACTACCCGGCTGTGGGCCAGATGCTTCTGGATGCCGGATCGCCGGTGGACTGGGAGGCGGGCGACGAACCGGCGGAAGAGATCCTCGAGATCCTCGCCGAATGGCGCCGGCTCCATGCCGCGCGGCGCGCTTGATACGCGCGTGGAGCAAGGTCGCAGTCCGGATTGCTGAGATACGATAGCTGTAGAGTGATTGCATGGAGCTCAGACATCTCCGCTACTTCGTGACGGTCGCCGAGGAACTGCACTTCGGACGTGCCGCCGAGCGGCTCAACATCTCGCAGCCGCCGCTCAGCCGCCAGATTCGAGAGCTGGAGGAGGAGCTGGGCTTTCCGCTCCTCCTCCGCGAGTACCACAAAGTCGAGCTCACCCCCGCCGGCCGGGTGTATCTCTCACAAGCGAGGCGGATCCTGGAACAGGTCGACACGGCGAAGCAGGAGGCGGCTCAGGCCGCGCTCGGGCGTACCGGCCAACTGCGACTGGGACACGGCGCGTACCTGCCGGACGGATATCTCTCACGCGTGCTCGCCGGGTTTCAACAGGTAGCCCCGCGGGTCGCGGTCGAGCTGTTCGAGGCGCCAAGTCCACGAGTGCTGGAAGCGCTTCGGCAACAGTCGATCGATGCGGGCTTCGTAATGACCCCGTCCGACGCGTCAGGACTGGTGGTAAAGGAGCTGCTGCGTGAGCCTCTCGTGGTGGCATTGCCCGAGGGCCATCGCTGTGCGACCGCGCCGCTCGCGGATCTCCAGCAACTGTCCCAGGAGAACTTCGTGATGTGCC from Luteitalea sp. carries:
- a CDS encoding LysR family transcriptional regulator; amino-acid sequence: MELRHLRYFVTVAEELHFGRAAERLNISQPPLSRQIRELEEELGFPLLLREYHKVELTPAGRVYLSQARRILEQVDTAKQEAAQAALGRTGQLRLGHGAYLPDGYLSRVLAGFQQVAPRVAVELFEAPSPRVLEALRQQSIDAGFVMTPSDASGLVVKELLREPLVVALPEGHRCATAPLADLQQLSQENFVMCRRYTDSGYRELVEDICRKAGFTPHVLQAVEQKQTLLDLIAQGLGVSIVQASAAEQATGIRYQPFPHPVPHVSTALVWRGDARADLIASLVEIAERQAAQHTSRRLAAMERAALRLTARP